In one window of SAR202 cluster bacterium DNA:
- the cofE gene encoding coenzyme F420-0:L-glutamate ligase, with translation MPSPVQIIPIAGLPEIRQDDNLGALIIDAVHRQGEALEDGDVLVVTQKAVSKAEGRLVDLASVTPSPLAIQIASEHQRDPRHTEVVLRESKRIVRMDRGVIIAETRHGFRCANAGVDASNVGGKECVALLPEDSDASARRIRAHILKSLSIDLAVIISDTFGRPWREGAANAAIGAAGINPLLDYRGQEDPNGYELRTTTIAIADELASAAELVMGKLDRVPVALIKGYPYPRGDTGIGVLIRPPERDLFR, from the coding sequence ATGCCCTCCCCCGTGCAGATAATACCTATCGCCGGCCTGCCTGAGATTCGGCAGGACGACAACCTGGGCGCTCTCATCATCGACGCCGTCCACCGTCAGGGCGAGGCCCTGGAGGATGGCGACGTGCTGGTGGTGACTCAGAAGGCGGTCTCCAAGGCCGAAGGACGTCTGGTGGACCTGGCGTCGGTGACGCCTTCGCCCCTGGCGATACAGATAGCATCGGAGCACCAGCGCGACCCTCGCCATACCGAGGTTGTCCTGCGCGAGTCCAAACGAATTGTGCGCATGGACCGGGGCGTGATCATCGCCGAGACGCGCCACGGCTTTCGATGCGCCAACGCCGGCGTCGATGCTTCCAACGTGGGGGGGAAGGAATGCGTGGCCCTGCTGCCCGAGGACTCGGACGCCTCGGCGCGGCGAATTCGTGCCCACATCCTCAAATCGTTGAGCATAGACCTGGCCGTGATCATTTCAGACACCTTCGGCCGGCCCTGGCGGGAGGGTGCCGCCAACGCGGCCATCGGCGCGGCGGGCATAAACCCACTGCTAGACTATCGAGGCCAGGAGGACCCCAACGGCTACGAATTGCGCACTACCACCATTGCCATTGCCGACGAGTTGGCGTCGGCGGCGGAGCTGGTCATGGGCAAACTGGACCGGGTGCCTGTGGCCCTTATAAAAGGATACCCGTATCCCAGGGGGGATACGGGTATCGGCGTTCTAATTCGACCGCCGGAGCGAGACCTGTTCCGCTAG